In Macadamia integrifolia cultivar HAES 741 chromosome 5, SCU_Mint_v3, whole genome shotgun sequence, a single window of DNA contains:
- the LOC122078867 gene encoding uncharacterized protein LOC122078867: MGAEVGIDVGRRRRLPPWMQGVAAADQGCKSGNKDEENVSSGLANSSFAPQPKRKPKAKRLEKEAQLCDKELGEVDSSLLVKCTKKSGKTNLFQRDVDSDGLTHNEDEVPKRRTKRSCGTQIAVREAASERKRGGKNYRVESSAEIPALSPSEEDGELTMEDLMSIAEEYVKADNDINNQPSEREEATSVTQPLEANFSSIEIESGGSLKCTQSSRGSSNNPAESSNFNLSKTGFKDQDDSISKSIITDLRRTGDPTQDMLDLFLGPLLKKPQKEEKKMEITTEEILAYEFRKQSESKNVESEVVPLVKKKSSLKDKISMFLD, encoded by the exons ATGGGTGCTGAAGTTGGCATTGATGTGGGAAGAAGGCGGCGATTACCACCTTGGATGCAGGGAGTAGCTGCAGCTGACCAAGGATGTAAGTCTGGGAATAAAGATGAAGAGAATGTTTCATCAGGACTAGCAAATTCATCCTTTGCTCCCCAGCCCAAGAGAAAACCTAAAGCTAAGAGGCTTGAAAAAGAAGCCCAACTTTGTGACAAGGAACTTGGGGAAGTGGATTCAAGCTTACTAGTAAAATGCACAAAAAAGTCGGGAAAAACAAATCTCTTTCAAAGAGATGTGGATAGTGATGGTCTTACCCATAATGAAGATGAAGTTCCGAAGAGAAGAACAAAGAGAAGTTGTGGCACTCAGATTGCAGTTCGGGAAGCTGCTTCTGAAAGGAAACGAGGAGGAAAGAATTACAGGGTTGAAAGTAGTGCTGAGATCCCGGCCCTGTCACCTAGTGAAGAGGATGGAGAACTGACAATGGAAGATCTAATGAGCATTGCTGAAGAG TATGTCAAAGCTGATAATGATATCAACAATCAACCATCTGAAAGAGAAGAAGCCACATCAGTAACCCAACCTCTGGAAGCCAACTTCTCTAGCATAGAGATAGAGTCAGGTGGTTCTCTGAAGTGCACTCAAAGCAGCAGGGGATCATCCAATAATCCAGCAGAaagttcaaattttaatttaagcAAGACTGGGTTCAAGGATCAGGATGATTCAATAAGTAAAAGCATAATCACTGATCTCAGAAGAACAGGGGACCCTACTCAAGATATGTTGGATTTATTTTTAGGTCCActgctcaagaaaccccaaaaagaggaaaaaaagatggaaattaCTACCGAGGAGATCTTGGCTTATGAATTCAGGAAGCAAAGTGAAAGCAAGAATGTTGAGTCAGAAGTAGTCCCTTTGGTGAAGAAGAAAAGCAGCCTTAAGGACAAGATCTCCATGTTTCTTGATTGA